One stretch of Streptomyces sp. 135 DNA includes these proteins:
- a CDS encoding nucleoside triphosphate pyrophosphohydrolase, with translation MNDTDTPPPADASTGRVILLTTSHRVAPGLLSWPAWQALHGADEVLCADAGHPQLPYLREAGVTVTHASPAADELVDACAGGRTVVVVATAEGDRPLTDGLARLAGSGRVAMPDLELLPASYDLPGARLLDLVQVMDQIRVACPWSSQQTHKGLAKYAIEEAYELVEAIEDGDREELREELGDVLLQVVFHARIAEEGGPGEDDEPFSIDDVAGGIVDKLIHRHPHVFGDDSADTPEDVKAHWLRTKAVEKQRSSVTEGIPLGQPGLALAAKLASRVRTAGLDVAVPSGEGVGYELLALALRAEADGVDPEAALRAAARAYRDAVRAAEGAGA, from the coding sequence GTGAACGACACCGATACCCCGCCCCCGGCCGACGCGTCCACCGGCCGCGTCATCCTGCTGACCACCAGCCACCGCGTCGCGCCCGGCCTGCTGTCCTGGCCCGCCTGGCAGGCCCTGCACGGCGCCGACGAGGTCCTGTGCGCCGACGCCGGCCACCCGCAGCTGCCGTATCTGCGCGAGGCGGGCGTCACCGTGACGCACGCCTCGCCGGCCGCCGATGAGCTGGTGGACGCCTGCGCGGGCGGCCGCACGGTCGTGGTCGTCGCCACCGCGGAGGGCGACCGCCCCCTCACCGACGGCCTCGCCCGCCTCGCCGGCTCGGGCCGCGTCGCGATGCCGGACCTGGAACTGCTCCCGGCCTCCTACGACCTGCCGGGCGCGCGCCTGCTCGACCTGGTGCAGGTCATGGACCAGATCCGCGTCGCCTGCCCGTGGTCCTCGCAGCAGACGCACAAGGGCCTGGCCAAGTACGCGATCGAGGAGGCGTACGAACTGGTCGAGGCGATCGAGGACGGCGACCGGGAGGAGCTGCGCGAGGAGCTGGGCGACGTACTGCTCCAGGTCGTCTTCCACGCGCGGATCGCCGAGGAGGGCGGCCCCGGCGAGGACGACGAACCCTTCTCCATCGACGATGTCGCGGGCGGCATCGTCGACAAGCTCATCCACCGCCACCCGCACGTGTTCGGCGACGACTCGGCGGACACCCCGGAGGACGTGAAGGCGCACTGGCTGCGCACGAAGGCGGTGGAGAAGCAGCGCTCGTCGGTGACGGAGGGCATCCCCCTCGGCCAGCCCGGCCTCGCCCTGGCCGCGAAACTGGCCTCGCGCGTCCGCACGGCGGGCCTCGACGTGGCGGTGCCGTCGGGGGAGGGCGTGGGGTACGAACTCCTCGCCCTGGCGCTGCGGGCCGAAGCGGACGGCGTCGATCCGGAGGCGGCGCTGCGGGCCGCCGCGCGGGCCTACCGCGACGCGGTGCGGGCGGCCGAGGGGGCGGGGGCTTAG
- a CDS encoding SurA N-terminal domain-containing protein, whose product MHRRTSRRTALVLSTAALVAAPLLTACGSEAHPGAAAVVGGDRITVAQLESRVNEVRDAQRAAVTDDTQYEQAIAKSGGLTRSTLHTMVLDKVLHRAATDAGVSVTRRDIQRMRAGLEQQAGGRKALEQGWLQQYGVAPARLDDSLRTEIEAQKLAKKLDADMQSPEGQAVFWKALTAASKKLDVDLNPRYGTWDVDKNKRVDAKTPWLRQVTDAGGATGSGSPEAPQA is encoded by the coding sequence TTGCACCGCCGCACCAGCCGTCGCACCGCGCTCGTCCTCTCCACCGCCGCGCTCGTCGCGGCCCCCCTCCTCACCGCCTGCGGCAGCGAGGCGCATCCCGGCGCCGCGGCCGTGGTCGGCGGCGACCGCATCACGGTCGCGCAGCTGGAGAGCCGGGTGAACGAGGTGCGCGACGCGCAGCGGGCCGCCGTCACCGACGACACGCAGTACGAGCAGGCCATCGCCAAGTCCGGCGGCCTCACCCGCAGCACGCTGCACACGATGGTGCTCGACAAGGTCCTGCACCGCGCGGCCACCGACGCCGGGGTGAGCGTGACGCGCCGCGACATCCAGCGGATGCGGGCGGGTCTGGAGCAGCAGGCGGGCGGCCGCAAGGCCCTGGAGCAGGGGTGGCTCCAGCAGTACGGCGTCGCCCCGGCCCGCCTCGACGACAGCCTGCGCACGGAGATCGAGGCGCAGAAGCTCGCGAAGAAGCTGGACGCGGACATGCAGTCGCCCGAGGGCCAGGCGGTCTTCTGGAAGGCCCTCACCGCGGCCTCCAAGAAGCTCGACGTCGACCTCAACCCGCGGTACGGCACCTGGGACGTCGACAAGAACAAGCGGGTGGACGCGAAGACGCCGTGGCTGCGCCAGGTCACCGACGCCGGGGGCGCCACGGGCTCCGGCTCCCCGGAGGCACCGCAGGCGTAG
- a CDS encoding serine/threonine-protein kinase — protein sequence MTPGTGTGGRASRGSRVVAGRYELSTLIGQGGMGQVWTAYDQRLDRRVAVKLLRPDRVAGAEAEELRRRFVRECRVTAQVDHPGLVTVHDAGSEPAEDGALFLVMQYVDGADLGDHLAEHDPYPWQWTVAVAAQLCAVLSAVHAVPIVHRDLKPRNVMVKQDGTISVLDLGIASVMDTDTTRLTHTGSPIGSPAYMAPEQAMGGAVGPYTDLYALGVLMHELLSGDVPFSGSTALGVLHRHLYEPPLPVRRLRPEVPEALESLVLRLLAKDPQHRPASAQHVYEELAPLLPARGIPSGRPLDPTRPFLRPLAPWPDRAATPAPAPDMPPRPPGSPPGSPPGQDVARAVEDVRRLLGEGRITQAVDILGAILPAAAAEHGEHSPVVRTLRKQYAATLMDDGQYRRALPELRRLADERAAESGHADPHSLQFRYEAAQCLEQLGEPAAALAEYRALLPYYENHYATDDRRQSLEIRRRIGHLLLALGDRPAAHDTLARLLHDAELLHGPGHPFPAEIRRTLHWLGQVRG from the coding sequence GTGACACCGGGTACCGGGACCGGCGGCCGGGCCAGCCGGGGCAGCAGGGTTGTCGCAGGCCGCTATGAACTCTCCACGCTCATCGGCCAGGGCGGCATGGGCCAGGTCTGGACGGCGTACGACCAGCGCCTCGACCGCCGCGTCGCCGTGAAGCTGCTGCGCCCCGACCGGGTCGCGGGCGCCGAGGCCGAGGAGCTGCGCCGCCGCTTCGTGCGCGAGTGCCGCGTCACCGCGCAGGTCGACCACCCCGGCCTGGTCACCGTCCACGACGCGGGCAGCGAACCCGCCGAGGACGGGGCCCTCTTCCTCGTCATGCAGTACGTCGACGGCGCCGACCTCGGCGACCACCTCGCCGAGCATGACCCCTACCCGTGGCAGTGGACCGTCGCCGTCGCCGCGCAGCTGTGCGCCGTGCTCTCCGCGGTGCACGCCGTGCCGATCGTCCACCGCGACCTCAAGCCGCGGAACGTGATGGTCAAGCAGGACGGCACGATCAGCGTCCTCGACCTCGGCATCGCCTCCGTGATGGACACCGACACCACCCGCCTCACCCACACCGGCTCCCCGATCGGCAGCCCCGCGTACATGGCCCCGGAGCAGGCGATGGGCGGCGCCGTCGGCCCGTACACCGACCTCTACGCACTCGGCGTGCTGATGCACGAACTGCTCAGCGGCGACGTGCCGTTCTCCGGCTCCACCGCCCTCGGCGTCCTGCACCGCCACCTCTACGAGCCGCCGCTGCCGGTGCGCCGGCTGCGCCCCGAGGTGCCCGAGGCCCTGGAGTCCCTCGTCCTGCGCCTGCTCGCCAAGGACCCCCAGCACCGCCCCGCCAGCGCCCAGCACGTCTACGAGGAACTGGCGCCGCTGCTGCCCGCCCGCGGCATCCCCTCGGGCCGCCCGCTCGACCCCACCCGGCCCTTCCTGCGCCCGCTCGCGCCCTGGCCGGACCGCGCCGCGACCCCCGCGCCCGCCCCCGACATGCCGCCGAGGCCGCCCGGTTCACCGCCCGGTTCGCCGCCCGGGCAGGACGTCGCCCGGGCCGTCGAGGACGTCCGGCGCCTCCTCGGCGAGGGCCGCATCACCCAGGCCGTGGACATCCTCGGCGCGATCCTGCCGGCCGCCGCCGCCGAACACGGCGAGCACTCACCCGTCGTCCGCACCCTGCGCAAGCAGTACGCCGCCACGCTCATGGACGACGGGCAGTACCGCCGCGCCCTGCCCGAGCTGCGGCGCCTCGCCGACGAGCGGGCCGCCGAGTCCGGCCACGCCGACCCGCACTCCCTCCAGTTCCGGTACGAGGCCGCGCAGTGCCTGGAGCAGCTCGGCGAACCGGCCGCGGCCCTCGCCGAGTACCGCGCGCTGCTCCCCTATTACGAGAACCACTACGCGACGGACGACCGCCGCCAGTCCCTGGAGATCCGCCGCCGCATCGGCCACCTGCTGCTCGCCCTCGGCGACCGGCCCGCCGCACACGACACCCTCGCGCGCCTCCTGCACGACGCGGAGCTGCTGCACGGACCCGGCCACCCGTTCCCCGCGGAGATCCGGCGGACCTTGCACTGGCTCGGACAGGTGCGCGGTTAG
- a CDS encoding GNAT family N-acetyltransferase — MDLKITTLAERPELAGPLWSMAEDWPEFILHDPVGWSLIGRIVADLPEYVLVATDEDSTKVVARAFSVPLALRPRGEPALPDGGWDQVLLWAFSDLRHGKEPDTVSAIEITVDEAARGKGVSARMLAAMRDNARARGFREVVAPVRPNAKHLEPATPIDEYAHRTREDGLPHDPWLRVHVRAGGVIEKVAHASMTVSGSTAQWREWTGLPFDKEGPVEVKGALVPVHCEPERGYGVYVEPNVWVRHTL, encoded by the coding sequence ATGGACCTCAAGATCACCACCCTCGCCGAGCGCCCCGAACTCGCGGGCCCCCTCTGGAGCATGGCCGAGGACTGGCCGGAGTTCATCCTCCACGACCCGGTCGGCTGGTCACTGATCGGCCGCATCGTGGCGGACCTCCCCGAGTACGTCCTCGTCGCCACGGACGAGGACAGCACCAAGGTCGTGGCCCGCGCCTTCAGCGTGCCGCTCGCCCTGCGCCCCCGCGGGGAGCCCGCGCTGCCCGACGGCGGCTGGGACCAGGTCCTGCTGTGGGCCTTCTCCGACCTGCGGCACGGCAAGGAGCCGGACACGGTCAGCGCCATCGAGATAACCGTCGACGAGGCGGCGCGCGGCAAGGGCGTCTCCGCCCGGATGCTCGCCGCGATGCGGGACAACGCCCGCGCCCGCGGCTTCCGCGAGGTCGTCGCGCCCGTACGCCCCAACGCCAAGCACCTCGAACCGGCGACGCCCATCGACGAGTACGCCCACCGCACGCGCGAGGACGGCCTGCCCCACGACCCGTGGCTGCGGGTGCACGTCCGCGCGGGCGGCGTCATCGAGAAGGTCGCGCACGCCTCCATGACGGTGTCCGGGTCCACCGCGCAGTGGCGCGAGTGGACCGGGCTGCCCTTCGACAAGGAGGGGCCCGTCGAGGTGAAGGGCGCGCTGGTGCCGGTGCACTGCGAGCCGGAGCGCGGCTACGGCGTGTACGTCGAACCGAACGTGTGGGTCCGGCACACACTGTGA
- a CDS encoding HNH endonuclease family protein — translation MNRRTTSALLALAAVPALLTGCGLGTGDTGEGGATGAGAKAGSALAAVDTLTVKGRAPKTGYDRGRFGSAWADTDSNGCPTRDDILKRDLTDVTYQRSGQDGECRVVSGRLAPDPYTGRDVTFRRGRSRVDIDHLVALSDAWQKGAARWAPGKRIAFANDPLNLVAVDAGPNRSKGDGDTATWLPPNKGYRCTYVAGQVAVKKKYGVWVTAAERDAMKKVLSTCPAENLPTGTAPTAAPPRFHAR, via the coding sequence GTGAACCGGCGCACCACCTCGGCCCTGCTCGCGCTGGCCGCCGTCCCCGCGCTGCTCACCGGCTGCGGCCTCGGCACCGGGGACACGGGGGAGGGCGGCGCCACGGGGGCCGGCGCCAAGGCGGGCTCCGCGCTGGCGGCCGTCGACACGCTCACGGTCAAGGGCCGCGCGCCCAAGACGGGTTATGACCGGGGCCGGTTCGGCAGTGCCTGGGCCGACACGGACTCCAACGGCTGCCCCACCAGGGACGACATACTGAAGCGGGACCTGACGGACGTCACGTATCAGCGCTCCGGTCAGGACGGGGAGTGCCGGGTCGTCTCGGGCAGGCTCGCCCCCGACCCGTACACCGGCAGGGACGTGACGTTCCGGCGCGGCCGCAGCCGGGTCGACATCGACCATCTCGTCGCGCTCTCGGACGCCTGGCAGAAGGGCGCCGCCCGGTGGGCGCCGGGCAAGCGCATCGCCTTCGCCAACGATCCGCTCAACCTCGTGGCGGTCGACGCGGGCCCCAACCGCAGCAAGGGCGACGGCGACACGGCGACCTGGCTGCCGCCGAACAAGGGCTACCGCTGTACGTATGTGGCCGGACAGGTGGCGGTGAAGAAGAAGTACGGGGTGTGGGTGACCGCGGCGGAACGGGACGCGATGAAGAAGGTCCTGTCGACCTGCCCGGCCGAGAACCTCCCGACCGGCACAGCCCCGACGGCTGCACCACCGCGCTTCCACGCCCGCTGA
- a CDS encoding MOSC N-terminal beta barrel domain-containing protein, with translation MTLKVVGLSRFPVKSMLGEEHDRLEFDAQGAVGDRRWALRDAAGKLGSGKNTRRFRRVPGLLEHYAAYDGDGLPVITAPDGATLRPGDPRIPERFGDGVELVREGEKGPESHKDASAVSLIGTASLRALGDLLGDADPVDVRRLRKNIVVETDEPWIEESWVGREIVLGGGRGTEPLRLRGIKRVTRCVMVTQAQPGLPVDNRVLKTLTAARDMCIGIHTDVVTPAPLALGDTVAVR, from the coding sequence GTGACGCTCAAGGTTGTGGGGCTGAGCCGGTTCCCGGTGAAATCGATGCTGGGTGAGGAGCACGACCGGCTGGAGTTCGACGCGCAAGGCGCGGTCGGCGACCGGCGGTGGGCCCTGCGTGACGCCGCAGGCAAGCTGGGCAGCGGGAAGAACACCCGGCGCTTCCGCCGTGTCCCGGGGCTCCTGGAGCACTACGCGGCGTACGACGGTGACGGCCTGCCCGTCATCACCGCACCGGACGGCGCGACACTGCGCCCCGGCGATCCGCGCATCCCCGAGCGCTTCGGCGACGGCGTCGAGCTGGTCCGTGAGGGCGAGAAGGGCCCGGAGAGCCACAAGGACGCCTCCGCCGTGTCCCTCATCGGCACGGCCTCGCTCCGCGCGCTCGGCGACCTGCTCGGTGACGCCGACCCCGTCGACGTACGGCGGCTGCGCAAGAACATCGTCGTGGAGACCGACGAACCCTGGATCGAGGAGAGCTGGGTCGGCCGCGAGATCGTCCTCGGCGGCGGCCGGGGCACGGAACCGCTGCGGCTGCGTGGCATCAAGCGCGTCACGCGCTGCGTCATGGTCACCCAGGCCCAGCCCGGCCTCCCCGTGGACAACCGCGTCCTCAAGACGCTCACCGCCGCGCGCGACATGTGCATCGGCATCCACACGGACGTCGTGACGCCCGCGCCGCTCGCCCTCGGCGACACGGTGGCCGTCCGGTGA
- a CDS encoding nuclear transport factor 2 family protein, translating into MTAEHATTAPTPAAGTAAHTRAVVAEFLAARLAGDTGRMVELFADDVDWMLAENPGVPWIRPRSTGAECAAQSAELAAYTVPEDARASLDTFLVDGADAVLMGHLSGTVRATGKSFEGPFALRLTVEDGRITRHHLYENSRSIAEACAA; encoded by the coding sequence ATGACCGCCGAGCACGCCACCACCGCCCCGACTCCCGCCGCCGGCACCGCCGCGCACACCCGCGCCGTCGTGGCGGAGTTCCTCGCGGCCCGCCTGGCCGGGGACACCGGGCGGATGGTGGAGCTCTTCGCCGACGACGTCGACTGGATGCTGGCCGAGAACCCCGGCGTGCCGTGGATACGGCCGCGCTCCACCGGCGCCGAATGCGCCGCCCAGTCCGCGGAGCTGGCCGCTTACACCGTCCCGGAGGACGCCCGCGCCTCCCTCGACACCTTCCTGGTGGACGGCGCCGACGCCGTCCTGATGGGCCACCTGTCCGGCACCGTACGGGCCACGGGCAAGTCCTTCGAGGGGCCCTTCGCGCTGCGGCTCACCGTGGAGGACGGCCGGATCACCCGGCACCACCTCTACGAGAACAGCCGGTCGATAGCCGAGGCGTGCGCCGCCTGA
- the mfd gene encoding transcription-repair coupling factor, producing MSLHGLLDAVVKDAALAEAVKAATDGNRTHVDLVGPPAARPFVVAALARESGRPVLAVTATGREAEDLAAALRTILPPDGVVDYPSWETLPHERLSPRSDTVGRRLAVLRRLAHPRPDDPETGPVSVVVAPVRSVLQPQVKGLGDLEPVALRSGETTDLNAVVEALAAAAYSRVELVEKRGEFAVRGGILDVFPPTEEHPLRVEFWGDDVEEIRYFKIADQRSLEVAEHGLWAPPCRELLLTDDVRQRAAALAEQHPELGELLGKIAEGIAVEGMESLAPVLVDDMELLLDVMPKNSMAVVCDPERVRTRAADLVATSQEFLQASWAATAGGGEAPIDVGAASLWGIADVRDHARELGMMWWSVSPFAADEELDDQTLKLGMHAPETYRGDTAKALADTKGWLADGWRTVYVTEGHGPAARTVEVLGGEGIAARLDGDLTELTPSLVHVSCGSIDYGFVDPALKLAVLTETDLSGQKAAGKDGQRMPARRRKTIDPLTLEAGDYIVHEQHGVGRYIEMVQRTVQGATREYLVVEYAPAKRGQPGDRLYIPTDQLEQITKYVGGEAPTLHRLGGADWTKTKARAKKAVKEIAADLIKLYSARMAAPGHAFAPDTPWQRELEDAFPYMETPDQLTTIAEVKEDMEKTVPMDRLICGDVGYGKTEIAVRAAFKAVQDGKQVAVLVPTTLLVQQHFGTFSERYSQFPVNVRALSRFQTETESKATLEGLRDGSVDIVIGTHRLFSSETKFKDLGLVIVDEEQRFGVEHKEQLKKLRANVDVLTMSATPIPRTLEMAVTGIREMSTITTPPEERHPVLTFVGPYEEKQIGAAVRRELLREGQVFYIHNRVESIDRAAARLREIVPEARIATAHGQMSEQALEQVVVDFWEKKFDVLVSTTIVESGIDISNANTLIVERGDNFGLSQLHQLRGRVGRGRERGYAYFLYPPEKPLTETAHERLATIAQHTEMGAGMYVAMKDLEIRGAGNLLGGEQSGHIAGVGFDLYVRMVGEAVADYRASLEGGVEEEPPLEVKIELPVDAHVPHDYAPGERLRLQAYRAIASASTEEDVRAVREELTDRYGKLPEPVENLLLVAGLRMLARACGVGEIVLQGTNIRFAPVDLRESQELRLKRLYPGTVIKANAQQILVPRPKTAKVGGKPLVGRELLGWVGEFLASILGS from the coding sequence ATGAGCCTGCACGGTCTGCTCGACGCTGTCGTCAAGGACGCGGCACTCGCCGAGGCGGTCAAGGCCGCCACCGACGGCAACCGCACGCACGTCGACCTGGTCGGCCCGCCCGCCGCGCGCCCGTTCGTGGTGGCGGCGCTGGCCCGCGAGTCCGGCCGCCCCGTCCTCGCCGTGACGGCCACGGGCCGCGAGGCGGAGGACCTCGCGGCGGCGCTGCGCACGATCCTGCCGCCGGACGGCGTCGTGGACTACCCGTCCTGGGAGACCCTCCCGCACGAGCGCCTCTCGCCCCGCTCCGACACGGTCGGCCGGCGCCTCGCGGTCCTGCGGCGCCTCGCGCACCCCCGCCCGGACGACCCCGAGACCGGCCCGGTCTCCGTCGTCGTCGCGCCGGTCCGCTCGGTGCTCCAGCCGCAGGTCAAGGGCCTCGGCGACCTGGAGCCCGTGGCGCTGCGCTCCGGTGAGACCACCGACCTGAACGCGGTCGTCGAGGCGCTCGCGGCAGCCGCGTACTCCCGGGTGGAACTGGTCGAGAAGCGCGGTGAGTTCGCCGTCCGCGGCGGCATCCTCGACGTGTTCCCGCCGACTGAGGAGCACCCGCTGCGCGTGGAGTTCTGGGGCGACGACGTCGAGGAGATCCGCTACTTCAAGATCGCCGACCAGCGCTCCCTGGAGGTCGCCGAGCACGGCCTGTGGGCGCCGCCCTGCCGCGAGCTGCTGCTCACCGACGACGTGCGGCAGCGGGCGGCGGCCCTCGCGGAGCAGCACCCGGAGCTGGGCGAGCTGCTCGGCAAGATCGCCGAGGGCATCGCCGTCGAGGGCATGGAGTCCCTGGCTCCGGTCCTGGTGGACGACATGGAGCTGCTGCTCGACGTCATGCCGAAGAACAGCATGGCCGTGGTCTGCGACCCGGAGCGGGTGCGCACCCGCGCGGCCGACCTGGTGGCCACCTCGCAGGAGTTCCTCCAGGCCAGCTGGGCGGCGACGGCCGGGGGCGGCGAGGCGCCGATCGACGTGGGCGCGGCTTCCCTGTGGGGCATCGCGGACGTCCGTGACCACGCGCGCGAGCTGGGCATGATGTGGTGGTCGGTGAGTCCCTTCGCCGCCGACGAGGAGCTGGACGACCAGACCCTGAAGCTCGGCATGCACGCCCCGGAGACCTACCGCGGCGACACCGCGAAGGCGCTCGCCGACACCAAGGGCTGGCTCGCCGACGGCTGGCGCACCGTCTACGTCACCGAGGGCCACGGCCCCGCCGCCCGCACCGTGGAGGTCCTCGGCGGCGAGGGCATCGCGGCCCGCCTGGACGGCGACCTCACCGAGCTGACGCCGTCGCTGGTGCACGTCTCCTGCGGCTCGATCGACTACGGCTTCGTCGACCCCGCGCTGAAGCTCGCCGTCCTCACGGAGACCGATCTCTCCGGCCAGAAGGCGGCGGGCAAGGACGGCCAGCGCATGCCGGCCCGCCGCCGCAAGACGATCGACCCGCTGACCCTGGAGGCCGGCGACTACATCGTCCACGAGCAGCACGGCGTCGGCCGCTACATCGAGATGGTGCAGCGCACCGTCCAGGGCGCCACCCGCGAGTACCTCGTCGTGGAGTACGCCCCCGCCAAGCGCGGCCAGCCCGGCGACCGGCTCTACATCCCCACCGACCAGCTGGAGCAGATCACCAAGTACGTCGGCGGCGAGGCCCCGACCCTGCACCGCCTGGGCGGCGCCGACTGGACCAAGACGAAGGCGCGTGCGAAGAAGGCGGTCAAGGAGATCGCCGCCGACCTCATCAAGCTCTACTCCGCCCGCATGGCCGCGCCCGGCCACGCCTTCGCCCCCGACACGCCCTGGCAGCGCGAGCTGGAGGACGCCTTCCCGTACATGGAGACGCCCGACCAGCTCACCACGATCGCCGAGGTCAAGGAGGACATGGAGAAGACGGTCCCGATGGACCGCCTGATCTGCGGCGACGTCGGCTACGGCAAGACGGAGATCGCGGTCCGCGCGGCCTTCAAGGCGGTGCAGGACGGCAAGCAGGTCGCGGTCCTGGTGCCCACGACGCTCCTGGTCCAGCAGCACTTCGGCACGTTCTCCGAGCGGTACTCCCAGTTCCCGGTCAACGTGCGGGCGCTCAGCCGCTTCCAGACGGAGACCGAGTCCAAGGCGACGCTCGAAGGCCTGCGGGACGGCTCGGTCGACATCGTCATCGGCACGCACCGCCTGTTCTCCTCCGAGACCAAGTTCAAGGACCTCGGCCTCGTCATCGTCGACGAGGAGCAGCGCTTCGGCGTCGAGCACAAGGAGCAGCTGAAGAAGCTCCGGGCCAACGTGGACGTGCTCACCATGTCCGCGACCCCCATCCCCCGTACGCTCGAAATGGCGGTCACCGGCATCCGCGAGATGTCGACGATCACCACGCCGCCCGAGGAACGCCACCCGGTCCTGACCTTCGTCGGTCCGTACGAGGAGAAGCAGATCGGCGCGGCGGTCCGCCGTGAACTGCTGCGCGAGGGCCAGGTCTTCTACATCCACAACCGCGTCGAGTCCATCGACCGCGCGGCGGCCAGGCTGCGCGAGATCGTGCCCGAGGCCCGCATCGCCACCGCGCACGGCCAGATGTCCGAACAGGCCCTGGAACAGGTCGTGGTCGACTTCTGGGAGAAGAAGTTCGACGTGCTCGTCTCGACGACCATCGTCGAGTCCGGCATCGACATCTCCAACGCCAACACCCTGATCGTGGAGCGCGGCGACAACTTCGGCCTCTCCCAGCTCCACCAGCTGCGCGGCCGCGTCGGCCGCGGCCGCGAGCGTGGCTACGCCTACTTCCTCTACCCGCCGGAGAAGCCGCTCACGGAGACCGCCCACGAGCGGCTCGCGACCATCGCCCAGCACACCGAGATGGGCGCGGGCATGTACGTGGCGATGAAGGACCTGGAGATCCGCGGCGCCGGCAACCTGCTGGGCGGCGAGCAGTCCGGGCACATCGCGGGCGTCGGCTTCGACCTGTACGTACGGATGGTCGGCGAGGCCGTGGCCGACTACCGCGCCTCGCTGGAGGGCGGGGTGGAGGAGGAGCCGCCCCTGGAGGTCAAGATCGAACTCCCGGTGGACGCGCACGTCCCGCACGACTACGCCCCCGGCGAGCGGCTGCGCCTCCAGGCCTACCGCGCCATCGCCTCCGCCAGCACGGAGGAGGACGTCAGGGCCGTACGCGAGGAACTCACCGACCGCTACGGCAAGTTGCCGGAGCCGGTGGAGAACCTCCTGCTGGTGGCGGGGCTGCGGATGCTCGCGCGCGCGTGCGGCGTCGGCGAGATCGTCCTCCAGGGCACCAACATCCGCTTCGCGCCGGTGGATCTGCGCGAGTCGCAGGAGCTGCGGCTCAAGCGGCTCTACCCCGGGACGGTCATCAAGGCGAACGCCCAGCAGATCCTGGTACCGCGCCCCAAGACCGCGAAGGTCGGCGGCAAGCCGCTGGTCGGCCGCGAACTGCTGGGCTGGGTGGGGGAGTTCCTCGCCTCGATTCTCGGGTCATAG